A window of Primulina huaijiensis isolate GDHJ02 chromosome 9, ASM1229523v2, whole genome shotgun sequence contains these coding sequences:
- the LOC140984817 gene encoding ubiquitin-conjugating enzyme E2-23 kDa-like isoform X1, producing MSVHTHIFWCSPFIHQCSSKSSLLYTVEQAILLSISFSRKIKIIEARVSRLTMSSPSKRREMDLMKLMMSDYKVETVNDGMQVFYVHFHGPKDSPYLGGVWKVRVELPDAYPYKSPSIGFINKIYHPNVDEMSGSVCLDVINQTWSPMFDLVNVFEVFLPQLLLYPNPSDPLNGEAAALMMRDRSAYEQKVKVHSKIRKDLRILWIDDEYCLKYAKPEDIGAAPEEKSSDDELSEEEYDSSDEAVVGKVDP from the exons ATGTCAGTTCACACGCATATCTTCTGGTGTTCTCCATTTATTCATCAATGCTCTTCTAAAAGTTCCTTGCTTTATACAGTTGAACAAGCAATTCTGCTCTCTATTTCTTTCTCCAGAAAAATCAAGATAATAGAGGCAAGAGTCAGTAGATTAACGATGTCTTCTCCGAGCAAGAGGCGTGAGATGGATTTAATGAAACT GATGATGAGTGATTATAAGGTGGAGACTGTGAATGATGGGATGCAGGTGTTTTATGTGCATTTCCATGGACCTAAAGACA GCCCTTACCTCGGCGGAGTTTGGAAAGTAAGGGTGGAGCTTCCCGATGCTTACCCATACAAATCTCCATCTATAGGATTCATTAACAAGATCTACCACCCAAATGTGGATGAAAT GTCAGGATCAGTTTGTTTAGATGTTATTAACCAGACTTGGAGCCCCATGTTCG ACCTAGTGAATGTGTTTGAGGTATTTCTGCCGCAACTTCTCTTGTATCCTAATCCGTCGGACCCTTTGAATGGGGAGGCGGCAGCTTTGATGATGCGTGACCGAAGTGCTTATGAACAAAAAGTCAAAG TTCACTCTAAAATTCGGAAGGACCTGAGAATTTTGTGGATCGATGATG AATATTGTCTTAAATATGCCAAGCCAGAAGATATAGGAGCTGCACCAGAAGAAAAGTCTAGCGATGATGAGCTAAGTGAGGAAGAATACGACTCTAGCGACGAGGCAGTAGTCGGGAAAGTGGATCCATAG
- the LOC140985128 gene encoding probable E3 ubiquitin-protein ligase RHB1A has protein sequence MRSFWEQKELKSVTRSELLSKKLGGMGGCCCSSRKHQFHGTPVYYYYPRGSEEHDSLTSHDGMATVRASALLIDVNLNMSTPDTYRPPPAPLPYDLVFGRPESTDPESGEVTISAHTLEKPSCIVLKEANCLKESEILSVSPKKVDLEFLKSEPLTVSTDEDDTCPTCLEEYDKENPKILTECSHHFHLSCILEWKERSNMCPICDQEMIYERV, from the exons ATGCGTAG CTTTTGGGAACAAAAGGAGTTGAAAAGCGTTACAAGGTCTGAGCTTTTAAGTAAGAAACTTGGTGGAATGGGAGGTTGCTGTTGTTCTTCCAGGAAGCATCAGTTTCACGGAACACCAGTGTATTATTAT TATCCACGAGGTTCAGAAGAGCATGATTCCCTAACATCTCATGATGGCATGGCTACCGTACGAGCTTCTGCATTGTTAATCGACGTTAACCTAAATATGTCAACTCCCGACACTTATCGACCCCCTCCCGCTCCTCTTCCATATGATTTAGTTTTTGGGCGCCCAGAATCTACGGATCCCGAGTCTGGAGAAGTGACTATAAGTGCACACACGCTGGAGAAGCCTAGCTGCATAGTTCTTAAAGAAGCAAATTGCTTGAAAGAATCAGAAATTCTTTCCGTTTCTCCGAAGAAAGTTGATCTTGAATTTTTGAAGTCGGAACCGCTTACAGTTTCAACGGACGAAGATGATACATGTCCCACCTGTCTTGAAG AGTATGATAAGGAGAACCCTAAAATCTTGACCGAGTGCAGCCATCACTTTCACCTTTCATGCATACTCGAATGGAAGGAAAGAAGCAATATGTGCCCCATCTGCGATCAG GAAATGATTTATGAACGTGTATGA
- the LOC140984750 gene encoding histidinol-phosphate aminotransferase, chloroplastic-like isoform X1, with translation MGVIDLFCNTSNICIDTRKPTRSSRSFRRSKIRFMSSSVLPDSIKVDGQKDCGFSSTGDSFIRPHLRKLSPYQPILPFEVLSLRLGRKPEDIVKLDANENPYGPPPEVFEVLGSMRFPYIYPDPQSRRLRAALAEDSGIEAEYILAGCGADELIDLIMRCVLDPGEKIVDCPPTFTMYEFDASVNDAIVIKAFSCFAVPRKSDFSLDVKRIAEVVEQEKPKCIFLTSPNNPDGSIIDDETLKKILNLPILVVLDEAYIEFSGLESRMGWVKKYENLIVLRTFSKRAALAGLRVGYGAFPLSIIEYLWRAKQPYNVSVAAEIAACAALQNPAYLENVKVALVQERDRLFKLLKEVPFLNPYPSHSNFILCEVKSDMDAKKLKEDLAKMGVMIRHYSNKELAGYVRVSVGKPEHTDVLMECLKRLY, from the exons ATGGGCGTGATTGATTTATTCTGCAACACTTCAAATATTTGCATTGACACACGAAAGCCCACTCGCAGTTCTCGTTCATTTAGACGGAGTAAAATTAGGTTTATGTCCTCCTCTGTGTTACCTGATTCTATAAAAGTAGATGGTCAAAAGGATTGTGGCTTCTCATCGACTGGGGATTCTTTTATTAGACCCCACCTCCGTAAATTGTCCCCTTATCAACCAATTCTTCCATTTGAG GTTTTGTCCCTTCGTCTTGGTAGGAAGCCTGAAGACATTGTAAAACTAGATGCGAATGAAAACCCTTACGGTCCTCCGCCGGAG GTTTTTGAAGTGTTGGGATCAATGAGATTCCCTTATATATACCCCGATCCGCAAAGTCGTCGATTACGAGCAGCACTTGCTGAAGATTCTGGTATTGAGGCTGAATATATCCTCGCTGGATGTGGTGCAGATGAATTAATTGATTTGATAATGAG ATGTGTGTTAGACCCTGGTGAAAAAATAGTGGATTGCCCACCGACGTTTACAATGTATGAGTTTGATGCATCTGTTAATGATGCAATTGTTATCAAGG CCTTTTCCTGTTTTGCAGTACCCAGGAAGTCAGACTTCAGCTTGGATGTTAAGCGGATTGCTGAAGTTGTTGAGCAAGAGAAGCCAAAGTGTATATTCCTGACCTCGCCTAATAATCCAGATGGAAG CATAATTGATGATGAAACTCttaaaaaaatacttaatttgCCAATATTGGTTGTGCTGGATGAGGCGTACATTGAATTCTCAGGACTTGAGTCTAGGATGGGATGGGTCAAGAAGTATGAGAATCTAATCGTGCTTCGAACATTTAGCAAACGAGCTG CTTTAGCAGGACTTCGAGTTGGATATGGAGCATTTCCCTTGAGCATTATAGAATATTTATGGAGGGCTAAGCAACCATATAACGTGTCCGTTGCTGCTGAAATTGCGGCATGTGCAGCGTTACAGAATCCTGCCTATCTTGAG AATGTGAAAGTGGCTTTGGTGCAAGAACGGGATAGGCTATTCAAACTTTTGAAAGAAGTGCCGTTTCTCAATCCATATCCAAGCCACTCTAATTTCATTCTTTGTGAGGTCAAGTCTGATATGGATGCCAAGAAGTTGAAG GAAGACCTCGCGAAAATGGGAGTGATGATTCGTCACTACAGCAACAAAGAGTTGGCTGGTTATGTCCGTGTTTCTGTCGGCAAACCGGAGCATACAGATGTTTTAATGGAGTGTCTCAAACGCCTCTATTGA
- the LOC140984716 gene encoding uncharacterized protein — protein MVNWILGQSFLNICLAFIGCLHMCNSQESGQVNTYTISSFAYAQTFLKPYDWRYLRVELPPRFSSMSLALESDVDLDLSEIKNATASSLPMLCFREGSPPLPDVYNTTLTSLVIDYISNNSFVGNQSLQNFEKCYPMQKNIQLIVTNEQISSGTWYFGLFNGIGPVRTQSKMINRGSGYSFRANITVEGCTASMVVGQFCNQTINSLSCEENYNTTSSLTFGGIAKNVISCRNPNGVVCHEDDGSKVYSLDLVGFTEELIITASNVTDSSGLMCYVRLNSMPLKTAFDFSSDISKSPLVISRPKAGSWYIIIQPIDVSNKSEGMQKNSLKLCYLMDLQVFQCPENKAGLNCTFDRYVLQAVLRKNPSIPFESYYVPLNQKVSPDSTNFPLEPLLGNFSNGEGTNNFWTFFLLDIPSAAAGGSIHVHIASDVKISYEIYARYGGLPSLKDWDYFYANSTNNSNGSMFFKLYDSDDDKISFYLLFVRGGTWSFGLRRLSSPYGSTCQTMISLSLERCPRKCSSHGTCQSVLDTSGLTLYSYCACDRNHGGFDCSIELVSHQGHIRQSIFLIASNAAAMLPAYWSLRNKAFAEWVLFMSSGISSALYHACDVGTWCVLSFHVLQFLDFWLSFMAVVSTFVYLSTISEVSKRTIHTVVAILTALMAETGPTRSSNIALVIAIGALGLLVGLLIELCTRYRSLFSSTEFNINLLHGWETVKSWIRNIIKTIIKRFRWGFILAGFAALAMAGISWKMESTESYWIWHSLWHISIYTSSFLFLCSKASVMNCENERSSGGSYGLARQDSITGVEQIRGS, from the exons ATGGTAAATTGGATCCTGGGTCAATCTTTTCTGAATATATGTCTGGCATTTATTGGATGTTTGCATATGTGCAATTCTCAAGAAAGTGGTCAGGTCAATACTTACACTATTTCGAGCTTTGCATATGCACAAACTTTCCTCAAACCATATGATTGGCGTTATTTAAGAG TTGAATTGCCACCGCGGTTCTCTTCAATGTCTCTGGCTTTGGAATCAGATGTAGACCTT GATCTCAGTGAAATAAAAAATGCGACCGCAAGCTCTCTGCCCATGTTATGCTTTCGTGAAGGGAGCCCTCCTCTTCCTGATGTTTATAATACAACTCTAACCAGCCTAG TTATAGATTACATCTCAAATAATTCTTTTGTTGGGAATCAAAGCCTTCAAAATTTTGAGAAGTGCTATCCAATGCAGAAGAATATACAGTTGATAGTGACAAATGAGCAG ATTTCTTCAGGAACGTGGTATTTCGGGCTATTTAACGGCATAGGACCAGTGAGGACACAGTCTAAAATG ATTAATAGAGGTTCAGGATACTCCTTCAGAGCCAATATTACTGTGGAAGGATGCACAGCTTCAATGGTGGTTGGCCAGTTCTGCAACCAAACCATTAATTCACTTTCTTGTGAAGAAAACTATAATACAACCAGCAGTTTAACGTTTGGTGGGATAGCCAAAAATGTTATTTCCTGCAGAAATCCCAATGGTGTAGTTTGTCATGAAGATGATGGATCGAAAGTCTATTCCCTGGATTTGGTAGGATTCACCGAGGAGCTAATTATTACAGCATCAAATGTCACCGATAGCAGTGGTTTGATGTGTTATGTTAGACTCAACTCAATGCCGCTCAAAACTGCTTTTGATTTTTCGAGTGACATCAGTAAATCCCCTTTGGTAATAAGCCGTCCAAAAGCTGGCAGTTGGTACATTATCATTCAACCCATAGACGTCTCAAATAAAAGTGAGGGAATGCAGAAAAATAGCTTGAAATTGTGCTATTTAATGGATTTGCAAGTTTTTCAATGTCCTGAAAACAAGGCTGGATTGAACTGCACATTTGATAGATATGTTCTTCAG GCGGTACTTCGGAAAAATCCATCTATCCCTTTTGAATCCTATTATGTGCCATTAAATCAAAAAGTGTCACCAGATTCTACTAATTTTCCTCTTGAACCTCTCTTGGGCAACTTTTCTAATGGCGAAGGTACCAACAATTTTTGGACCTTTTTCCTCCTGGATATTCCATCTGCTGCTGCTGGAGGAAGTATCCACGTGCACATTGCATCTGATGTGAAGATAAGTTATGAGATATACGCAAGATATGGAGGGTTGCCGTCTCTGAAGGATTGGGATTACTTCTATGCAAACTCCACAAACAACAGCAATGGTTCAATGTTTTTCAAATTGTATGACTCGGATGACGATAAAATTAGTTTTTACCTATTATTTGTCAGAGGCGGAACCTGGAGTTTTGGGTTGAGGCGACTGAGTTCTCCTTATGGTTCCACATGTCAAACTATGATATCCTTATCATTAGAGAGGTGTCCTCGGAAGTGCTCTTCTCATGGAACGTGTCAATCTGTTTTAGATACTAGTGGGCTGACTCTTTACAG CTATTGTGCTTGTGATCGGAACCACGGAGGCTTTGACTGTAGTATAGAACTTGTATCTCATCAAG GTCACATTCGACAATCAATTTTCCTAATAGCATCCAATGCTGCTGCTATGCTCCCAGCCTATTGGTCCCTCCGAAATAAG GCATTTGCAGAATGGGTTCTTTTCATGTCAAGTGGAATCTCAAGTGCTCTGTATCATGCATGTGATGTAGGGACATGGTGCGTGCTATCTTTCCACGTCTTGCAG TTCTTGGACTTCTGGCTTTCTTTCATGGCTGTTGTTAGTACGTTTGTGTACTTATCCACCATCAGTGAAGTTTCGAAAAGGACAATACACACAGTCGTTGCAATTCTAACAGCTCTCATGGCTGAAACTGGTCCAACGAG ATCTTCAAACATAGCTCTTGTAATAGCCATTGGAGCGCTTGGTCTTCTTGTTGGGTTGCTAATCGAGCTCTGCACTCGTTATCGGTCACTATTCTCCTCAACAGAGTTTAATATAAATCTTCTTCACGG ATGGGAAACTGTAAAGAGTTGGATCCGTAACATCATCAAGACGATTATAAAACGCTTTCGCTGGGGATTCATTCTTGCTGGTTTCGCTGCATTAGCAATGGCTGGGATAAGCTGGAAAATGGAGAGCACAGAAAGTTACTGGATTTGGCACAG CCTGTGGCATATATCCATCTATACGTCTTCGTTCCTTTTCCTCTGTTCGAAAGCATCTGTTATGAACTGTGAGAACGAAAGATCGTCTGGTGGGAGCTACGGATTAGCTCGACAAGATTCAATCACCGGAGTCGAGCAAATACGTGGAAGTTAG
- the LOC140984032 gene encoding voltage-dependent chloride channel 1, chloroplastic-like codes for MAAPIPPSPCSSQLTLNTLIKFHLNPLQFPSKNHDKLAKLLCNSCQPTKNTSSHPNDQEPTLFSILRLIPDWADAVKERGMKQKRYLYDHENWVQHRSSFRHVRHFLSSLSSRVILSLIPPVIVFTSVAAIVVGYNTAVSMHWLPEFLPVLSASSLPYQLTAPALALLLVFRTEASYSRFEEGKKAWTKVIAGINDFATLVIASVKSPSDAALKDAILRYIIAFPVALECHILYDSDIAKDLQNVLEVDDLAVVLSSEHHPNCILEFISQSLQLLDMEDTKRHLLVSKLACFHEEIGVCEQLMGIPIPLSYTQLTSRFLVLWHFTLPIILWDDCHWIVVPATFISAASLFCIEEVGVLIEEPFSMLALDELCYMVQRNIEDAMVNEALIQAQVKTKTKRTHAENGWPASLEHTKTS; via the exons ATGGCAGCCCCAATCCCTCCATCTCCATGTTCTTCCCAACTTACCCTCAACACCCTCATCAAATTCCACCTCAATCCTCTCCAATTCCCCTCCAAGAATCACGACAAACTGGCCAAACTACTCTGCAATTCATGCCAGCCCACGAAAAACACAAGCTCACATCCAAATGATCAAGAACCAACACTCTTCTCCATTCTACGACTGATCCCCGATTGGGCAGACGCCGTAAAAGAGCGAGGCATGAAGCAGAAAAGATACTTATACGACCACGAAAACTGGGTTCAGCACAGAAGCTCTTTCAGGCATGTGAGGCATTTCTTGTCAAGCTTAAGTTCACGCGTTATTCTGTCATTGATACCACCGGTGATTGTGTTCACGTCTGTTGCAGCGATTGTTGTAGGCTATAATACGGCGGTTTCAATGCATTGGCTTCCGGAGTTTTTGCCTGTTCTGAGTGCCTCATCTTTGCCTTATCAGTTGACTGCTCCTGCTTTGGCTTTGCTTCTCGTGTTTAGGACCGAGGCTTCGTATTCGAGGTTTGAGGAAGGGAAGAAGGCTTGGACTAAGGTGATTGCGGGGATTAATGACTTTGCAACGCTGGTGATTGCTAGTGTAAAGAGCCCAAGTGATGCTGCTCTTAAAGATGCTATTTTGCGGTATATAATTGCATTCCCAGTTGCTCTCGAG TGTCATATTCTATATGACTCTGATATTGCAAAAGATCTTCAAAATGTGCTTGAGGTGGATGATCTAGCCGTGGTTCTCAGTTCAGAACATCATCCCAATTGCATCCTGGAGTTTATCTCTCAAAGCCTTCAGCTGCTAGATATGGAGGACACAAAGCGCCATCTCTTG GTGTCAAAACTTGCTTGTTTTCATGAAGAAATTGGGGTGTGTGAACAATTAATGGGAATACCTATTCCCTTGTCATACACCCAATTAACTTCAAGATTTCTAGTCCTGTGGCATTTTACTCTCCCCATTATACTTTGGGATGATTGCCATTGGATTGTGGTGCCTGCAACTTTTATAAGTGCTGCTTCTTTATTCTGCATTGAAGAG gTGGGAGTTCTGATTGAAGAACCTTTCTCAATGCTTGCACTTGATGAATTATGCTATATGGTTCAGAGAAACATCGAAGATGCTATGGTAAACGAGGCTTTAATTCAAGCTCAAGTAAAGACCAAAACAAAGAGAACTCATGCTGAAAATGGTTGGCCTGCCTCTTTGGAACACACaaaaaccagttga
- the LOC140984750 gene encoding histidinol-phosphate aminotransferase, chloroplastic-like isoform X2, with protein sequence MGVIDLFCNTSNICIDTRKPTRSSRSFRRSKIRFMSSSVLPDSIKVDGQKDCGFSSTGDSFIRPHLRKLSPYQPILPFEVLSLRLGRKPEDIVKLDANENPYGPPPEVFEVLGSMRFPYIYPDPQSRRLRAALAEDSGIEAEYILAGCGADELIDLIMRCVLDPGEKIVDCPPTFTMYEFDASVNDAIVIKVPRKSDFSLDVKRIAEVVEQEKPKCIFLTSPNNPDGSIIDDETLKKILNLPILVVLDEAYIEFSGLESRMGWVKKYENLIVLRTFSKRAALAGLRVGYGAFPLSIIEYLWRAKQPYNVSVAAEIAACAALQNPAYLENVKVALVQERDRLFKLLKEVPFLNPYPSHSNFILCEVKSDMDAKKLKEDLAKMGVMIRHYSNKELAGYVRVSVGKPEHTDVLMECLKRLY encoded by the exons ATGGGCGTGATTGATTTATTCTGCAACACTTCAAATATTTGCATTGACACACGAAAGCCCACTCGCAGTTCTCGTTCATTTAGACGGAGTAAAATTAGGTTTATGTCCTCCTCTGTGTTACCTGATTCTATAAAAGTAGATGGTCAAAAGGATTGTGGCTTCTCATCGACTGGGGATTCTTTTATTAGACCCCACCTCCGTAAATTGTCCCCTTATCAACCAATTCTTCCATTTGAG GTTTTGTCCCTTCGTCTTGGTAGGAAGCCTGAAGACATTGTAAAACTAGATGCGAATGAAAACCCTTACGGTCCTCCGCCGGAG GTTTTTGAAGTGTTGGGATCAATGAGATTCCCTTATATATACCCCGATCCGCAAAGTCGTCGATTACGAGCAGCACTTGCTGAAGATTCTGGTATTGAGGCTGAATATATCCTCGCTGGATGTGGTGCAGATGAATTAATTGATTTGATAATGAG ATGTGTGTTAGACCCTGGTGAAAAAATAGTGGATTGCCCACCGACGTTTACAATGTATGAGTTTGATGCATCTGTTAATGATGCAATTGTTATCAAGG TACCCAGGAAGTCAGACTTCAGCTTGGATGTTAAGCGGATTGCTGAAGTTGTTGAGCAAGAGAAGCCAAAGTGTATATTCCTGACCTCGCCTAATAATCCAGATGGAAG CATAATTGATGATGAAACTCttaaaaaaatacttaatttgCCAATATTGGTTGTGCTGGATGAGGCGTACATTGAATTCTCAGGACTTGAGTCTAGGATGGGATGGGTCAAGAAGTATGAGAATCTAATCGTGCTTCGAACATTTAGCAAACGAGCTG CTTTAGCAGGACTTCGAGTTGGATATGGAGCATTTCCCTTGAGCATTATAGAATATTTATGGAGGGCTAAGCAACCATATAACGTGTCCGTTGCTGCTGAAATTGCGGCATGTGCAGCGTTACAGAATCCTGCCTATCTTGAG AATGTGAAAGTGGCTTTGGTGCAAGAACGGGATAGGCTATTCAAACTTTTGAAAGAAGTGCCGTTTCTCAATCCATATCCAAGCCACTCTAATTTCATTCTTTGTGAGGTCAAGTCTGATATGGATGCCAAGAAGTTGAAG GAAGACCTCGCGAAAATGGGAGTGATGATTCGTCACTACAGCAACAAAGAGTTGGCTGGTTATGTCCGTGTTTCTGTCGGCAAACCGGAGCATACAGATGTTTTAATGGAGTGTCTCAAACGCCTCTATTGA
- the LOC140984817 gene encoding ubiquitin-conjugating enzyme E2-23 kDa-like isoform X2: MSVHTHIFWCSPFIHQCSSKSSLLYTVEQAILLSISFSRKIKIIEARVSRLTMSSPSKRREMDLMKLMMSDYKVETVNDGMQVFYVHFHGPKDSPYLGGVWKVRVELPDAYPYKSPSIGFINKIYHPNVDEMSGSVCLDVINQTWSPMFDLVNVFEVFLPQLLLYPNPSDPLNGEAAALMMRDRSAYEQKVKEYCLKYAKPEDIGAAPEEKSSDDELSEEEYDSSDEAVVGKVDP; this comes from the exons ATGTCAGTTCACACGCATATCTTCTGGTGTTCTCCATTTATTCATCAATGCTCTTCTAAAAGTTCCTTGCTTTATACAGTTGAACAAGCAATTCTGCTCTCTATTTCTTTCTCCAGAAAAATCAAGATAATAGAGGCAAGAGTCAGTAGATTAACGATGTCTTCTCCGAGCAAGAGGCGTGAGATGGATTTAATGAAACT GATGATGAGTGATTATAAGGTGGAGACTGTGAATGATGGGATGCAGGTGTTTTATGTGCATTTCCATGGACCTAAAGACA GCCCTTACCTCGGCGGAGTTTGGAAAGTAAGGGTGGAGCTTCCCGATGCTTACCCATACAAATCTCCATCTATAGGATTCATTAACAAGATCTACCACCCAAATGTGGATGAAAT GTCAGGATCAGTTTGTTTAGATGTTATTAACCAGACTTGGAGCCCCATGTTCG ACCTAGTGAATGTGTTTGAGGTATTTCTGCCGCAACTTCTCTTGTATCCTAATCCGTCGGACCCTTTGAATGGGGAGGCGGCAGCTTTGATGATGCGTGACCGAAGTGCTTATGAACAAAAAGTCAAAG AATATTGTCTTAAATATGCCAAGCCAGAAGATATAGGAGCTGCACCAGAAGAAAAGTCTAGCGATGATGAGCTAAGTGAGGAAGAATACGACTCTAGCGACGAGGCAGTAGTCGGGAAAGTGGATCCATAG